A single Nicotiana tabacum cultivar K326 chromosome 5, ASM71507v2, whole genome shotgun sequence DNA region contains:
- the LOC107792670 gene encoding BTB/POZ domain-containing protein At5g03250-like, which translates to MAFVKLGSKSEAFRREGQAWHCTSGLPSDVTIEIGEMSFYLHKFPLISRSGLLAKLIKESSNDDGSVCVLQLSDIPGGAKAFELVAKFCYGVKIELTPLNIVSLRCASEYLQMTEETGDGNLITQTEVFLNDVFGNWTDTIKALETCEEVLPHAEELHIVSRCINSLAMKACTDTKLFNWPVSENDQEGSTGADIWNGISAEKRTQPLTDDWWYEDVSFLSLPLYKRLIQAVEAGGMRPENIAGALVFYAKKYIPLMNRQASFKDAPSHTKSGSTISTPSEADQRVLLEEIMELLPNQKGVTETRFLLRLLRTAMMLQASPSCRENLERRVGLQLDQAALDDVLIPNMGYSVETLYDIDCFQRILDHFMSIDQASSAPSPCFMEENQLMEGSLPLTSLTRVSNLVDSYLAEVAPDVNFKFPKFQSLAATIPDFARPLSDGIYRAIDIYLKAHPWLTDSEREQICRLMNCQKLSLEACTHAAQNERLPLRVIVQVLFFEQLRLRTSISGWFFVSDNLDNSQSSLRGGNRDTNTANGMGSSIDDVRERVAELEKECNSMKQEFKKVVKTKKRWNVFCGKKSQCDLNTVKPCKIQPPPVNEHKNHKKGDSN; encoded by the exons ATGGCATTCGTGAAACTTGGCTCTAAATCTGAGGCCTTTCGTCGCGAAGGCCAAGCTTG GCATTGCACATCAGGCCTTCCTAGTGATGTTACAATTGAAATTGGAGAAATGTCCTTCTATCTACACAAG TTCCCATTGATATCAAGAAGTGGACTACTAGCAAAGCTAATTAAAGAATCATCGAACGACGACGGATCAGTTTGTGTTTTGCAGCTAAGTGACATACCTGGTGGTGCTAAAGCATTTGAACTAGTAGCCAAATTTTGTTATGGTGTCAAAATAGAACTTACTCCTTTAAATATAGTTAGTCTAAGATGTGCATCAGAGTATTTGCAAATGACAGAAGAAACTGGAGATGGAAATCTCATTACACAAACAGAAGTTTTTCTTAATGATGTTTTTGGGAATTGGACAGATACTATAAAAGCTTTAGAAACATGTGAAGAAGTTTTACCACATGCTGAAGAACTTCATATTGTGTCGAGATGTATAAATTCCTTAGCAATGAAAGCTTGTACTGATACAAAGTTATTTAATTGGCCTGTTTCTGAAAATGATCAAGAGGGTAGCACAGGCGCGGATATATGGAATGGTATAAGCGCCGAAAAGAGGACACAACCCTTGACAGATGATTGGTGGTACGAAGATGTGTCGTTCCTTAGCTTACCTCTTTACAAACGATTGATTCAGGCGGTTGAAGCCGGAGGAATGAGGCCTGAAAATATAGCAGGTGCTCTTGTGTTTTATGCCAAGAAATATATACCTTTGATGAATAGACAAGCAAGTTTTAAGGATGCTCCTAGCCATACTAAATCAGGTTCAACAATTTCCACACCATCGGAGGCAGACCAAAGGGTACTTCTTGAGGAGATAATGGAATTGCTACCAAATCAAAAAGGAGTAACGGAGACCAG GTTTCTTCTTAGGCTGCTCCGAACTGCTATGATGTTACAAGCAAGTCCCTCCTGCAGGGAAAATTTGGAGAGAAGAGTGGGATTGCAATTAGATCAAGCTGCACTAGATGATGTGCTAATACCAAATATGGGATATTCAGTGGAGACATTATATGACATAGACTGTTTTCAGAGAATTTTGGACCATTTTATGTCAATAGACCAGGCTTCTTCTGCACCTTCTCCATGTTTTATGGAAGAAAACCAATTGATGGAAGGTTCACTTCCCTTGACTTCATTAACAAGGGTGTCAAATCTGGTGGATTCATATCTCGCGGAGGTGGCGCCGGATGTTAATTTTAAGTTCCCAAAATTTCAGTCTCTTGCTGCTACAATCCCAGATTTTGCTAGGCCACTTTCTGATGGTATTTATCGCGCAATTGATATATACTTGAAG GCACATCCTTGGCTCACAGACTCAGAAAGAGAGCAAATCTGCAGACTAATGAATTGCCAGAAGCTGTCATTAGAGGCTTGCACACATGCTGCTCAAAATGAGAGGCTACCTCTTAGGGTGATAGTTCAAGTATTGTTCTTTGAACAACTTCGGCTACGAACATCAATATCAGGATGGTTTTTTGTCTCTGATAATCTTGACAACTCGCAAAGTAGTCTACGTGGAGGCAACCGTGACACGAACACAGCAAATGGCATGGGATCAAGCATCGACGATGTGAGGGAGCGTGTTGCAGAGCTAGAAAAGGAATGTAACAGCATGAAACAGGAGTTTAAAAAGGTggtaaaaacaaagaaaaggtggAATGTGTTTTGTGGGAAAAAATCTCAGTGTGACTTGAATACAGTAAAGCCCTGTAAAATACAACCTCCACCTGTTAATGAGCATAAAAATCACAAGAAGGGAGACTCAAACTAA